One genomic window of Prosthecobacter algae includes the following:
- a CDS encoding sialidase family protein, giving the protein MRASSTMRWRCLFLLGLLSLPFCLQAQSVGQPVRPLAQDEVTLWESPDPRNVYGYTPGLCRLPSGRLVATHEVSSTGKPVGPEAKPLHEARILTSDDGGKTWTHRANFDMSFARPFVAGKSLYILGRRKKVGIIRSDDDGVTWSQRVFLNDVGIWHQSACNVHFAKGNVYLVMEKHAPKRGIQSWQVGDLAPVLMRAKADSDLTDPKNWTFASELVFEDIWDAEKSNYFGLPFHPVDRKKATFLVPPKGRSIAPLGWLETNVVQFTDPDHIWHDPQGKTFHLWMRAHTGLTNYAAIAQVKENDDGSMTTSLVKSPAGQTMLYVPCPGGQMRFHILWDEKTKLYWMLGSQSTDSMVRPDRMSTERWGTPDNERHRLVLHFSKNMVDWCFAGLVCAGATPKESRHYASMCLDGEDLCILSRSGNEKARSAHNGNLITFHRVRKFRDLVY; this is encoded by the coding sequence ATGAGAGCCTCCTCCACGATGCGCTGGCGCTGTCTTTTCCTCTTGGGCCTGCTCAGCCTCCCTTTTTGCCTTCAGGCCCAGTCGGTGGGCCAGCCGGTGCGGCCTCTCGCCCAGGATGAGGTGACGCTGTGGGAATCTCCGGATCCTCGCAACGTTTATGGTTATACCCCCGGCCTCTGCCGCCTGCCTTCGGGACGCCTAGTGGCCACGCATGAGGTCTCCTCCACCGGCAAGCCCGTCGGTCCCGAGGCCAAGCCCTTGCACGAGGCCCGCATCCTCACCAGTGACGATGGTGGCAAGACCTGGACGCACCGCGCCAATTTCGACATGAGCTTTGCCCGCCCCTTTGTCGCAGGCAAATCCCTCTACATCCTGGGTCGCCGCAAGAAGGTAGGCATCATCCGCTCCGACGATGACGGCGTCACCTGGAGTCAGCGCGTCTTTTTGAACGACGTCGGCATCTGGCACCAGTCCGCCTGCAATGTCCATTTTGCCAAGGGCAACGTCTATCTTGTCATGGAGAAGCACGCCCCGAAGCGCGGCATCCAGTCCTGGCAGGTAGGGGATCTCGCCCCCGTGCTCATGCGCGCCAAAGCCGATTCAGACCTCACCGATCCGAAGAACTGGACCTTCGCCAGCGAGCTCGTTTTTGAAGACATCTGGGATGCGGAGAAGAGCAACTACTTCGGTCTGCCCTTTCATCCGGTGGATCGTAAAAAGGCCACCTTCCTCGTGCCGCCCAAAGGTCGCAGCATCGCCCCCCTGGGCTGGCTGGAAACGAACGTCGTCCAGTTCACAGACCCGGATCACATCTGGCATGATCCGCAGGGCAAGACCTTCCATCTCTGGATGCGTGCCCACACTGGCTTAACCAATTATGCCGCCATCGCGCAGGTGAAGGAAAATGACGATGGCAGCATGACGACCTCGCTGGTGAAATCACCCGCAGGCCAGACCATGCTCTACGTGCCCTGTCCCGGCGGGCAGATGCGCTTCCACATCCTGTGGGATGAAAAGACAAAGCTCTACTGGATGCTCGGCTCCCAGTCCACCGACTCCATGGTACGGCCAGACCGCATGTCCACGGAACGTTGGGGCACACCCGACAATGAACGCCATCGCCTAGTGCTGCACTTCTCCAAAAACATGGTGGACTGGTGCTTTGCAGGCCTCGTCTGCGCCGGGGCCACCCCCAAGGAATCCCGCCATTACGCCAGCATGTGCCTGGATGGGGAGGACCTCTGCATCCTCAGCCGCAGCGGCAATGAAAAGGCCCGCTCCGCCCACAATGGAAACCTCATCACCTTCCATCGGGTGAGGAAGTTTCGCGATCTCGTTTACTGA
- a CDS encoding LptF/LptG family permease gives MTWLYPFLKKLRAVAHRVRTWPFLGRSAFSLALLVMILLATQGHHLDHPPEVAGYDIQAGKLVAQQGVGPAGPVLKTVSLLLPYLDSWMLVGGAVYLFILLRQWGNPPKLVFPSWVASISVAAWAISSDIAHQLGAMQMTEMGEPLAMTAYWMKMVMIYVACICVPLLIHYYVRSGALERYTLRTFLAPLVFCFVAFCSLWIIMDLLDNLKEFQDAKSGLGRVVKFYFSIVPFIFVSVMPASLLLAVLYTLTKMSRANEIVAMLSAGRSVGQILQPIFVVVITVATMSLAANYHWAPRAEGNREAVMRALGAKQKDSIMASSVLHRDPVTDRVWYVASLPFSLRGERLRGVQVREVGKDGKVAHVIHADSAMWWPGGLWRFYDGQEVFYADDKPTEIKPFPLDAEGRHSLEVKNFEETPWGMVSYALKPDYMGVPEIVSYLKAHPKDSPERLAPFQAHYYHRFAMPWQSFALALVAAPLGIAYSRRGAVGGIAGSIFIFFSILFLNNLCLNLGKGGHLPPWFSPWIPHLLFGVLGVLLLHYRSQNKDLPKLSLGFLSKRKVQLARPRNRSAA, from the coding sequence ATGACCTGGCTCTACCCATTTCTCAAAAAGCTCCGCGCAGTCGCCCATCGGGTACGCACGTGGCCATTTCTGGGGCGGTCGGCCTTTTCCCTGGCGCTGCTGGTCATGATCCTCTTGGCCACCCAGGGACATCACCTGGATCATCCCCCCGAAGTCGCCGGTTACGACATTCAGGCGGGCAAGCTTGTCGCCCAGCAGGGTGTGGGCCCCGCCGGACCGGTGCTGAAAACGGTGAGCTTGCTGCTGCCCTACCTGGATAGCTGGATGCTGGTGGGCGGTGCCGTGTATCTTTTCATTCTCCTCCGCCAGTGGGGAAATCCGCCCAAGCTGGTCTTTCCCTCATGGGTGGCCTCCATTTCAGTGGCCGCATGGGCCATCAGTTCAGACATTGCCCACCAGCTCGGGGCCATGCAGATGACGGAAATGGGCGAGCCCCTGGCCATGACGGCCTACTGGATGAAGATGGTGATGATCTACGTCGCCTGCATCTGTGTGCCGCTGCTGATCCACTACTACGTGCGCAGCGGCGCGCTGGAGCGCTACACCCTGCGCACCTTCCTGGCTCCCCTGGTTTTCTGCTTTGTCGCGTTCTGCTCCCTGTGGATCATTATGGATCTGCTGGACAACCTGAAGGAATTCCAGGATGCCAAATCGGGCCTGGGCCGGGTGGTGAAGTTTTACTTCAGCATCGTGCCCTTCATTTTTGTCTCGGTGATGCCCGCCTCCCTCCTGCTGGCGGTGCTTTACACGCTGACCAAAATGTCCCGCGCCAATGAGATCGTGGCCATGCTCAGCGCCGGGCGCAGTGTGGGGCAGATCTTGCAGCCCATCTTTGTGGTGGTGATCACCGTGGCGACGATGAGTCTGGCCGCCAATTACCACTGGGCCCCGCGTGCCGAAGGCAATCGCGAAGCCGTGATGCGCGCCCTGGGGGCGAAACAAAAGGATTCCATCATGGCCTCCTCCGTCCTGCACCGGGATCCCGTGACGGACCGCGTGTGGTATGTCGCCTCCCTGCCCTTCTCTCTCCGGGGCGAACGCCTGCGCGGCGTGCAGGTGCGGGAAGTGGGCAAAGATGGCAAAGTGGCCCACGTCATCCATGCGGACTCCGCCATGTGGTGGCCCGGCGGGCTGTGGCGCTTTTACGATGGCCAGGAAGTCTTCTATGCCGATGACAAGCCGACCGAGATCAAACCTTTCCCCCTGGATGCCGAAGGCCGCCATTCACTGGAGGTGAAGAACTTTGAAGAGACGCCCTGGGGCATGGTCAGCTATGCTCTCAAGCCTGACTACATGGGCGTGCCGGAAATCGTCTCCTACCTGAAGGCCCATCCGAAGGACAGCCCCGAGCGACTGGCCCCCTTCCAGGCGCATTACTACCACCGCTTTGCCATGCCCTGGCAGAGCTTTGCCCTGGCCCTGGTGGCAGCCCCCTTGGGCATCGCCTACTCCCGCCGTGGCGCAGTGGGCGGCATCGCAGGCTCCATCTTCATTTTCTTCAGCATCCTGTTCCTAAACAACCTGTGCCTGAACCTGGGCAAAGGAGGGCATCTCCCCCCCTGGTTCAGCCCCTGGATTCCGCATCTTTTGTTCGGCGTCCTCGGCGTGCTGCTGCTGCACTACCGCTCCCAGAATAAGGACCTGCCCAAGCTTTCCCTGGGCTTCCTCAGCAAGCGCAAGGTGCAGCTCGCCCGGCCCCGCAACAGGTCTGCCGCCTAA
- the pelA gene encoding pectate lyase, which produces MKISRFTWCLVAILALLQSTHAADATSSWNTKLLKQKPDWYYGSEARAAAQTVLLYQSAEGAWPKNHDLLKPPSSAEELAKIQKEKGNTIDNGSTTAPLKFLALIAEAGGGELYQTAVIKGIDYLLASQYDNGGFPQFYPLRPSGYYSHITYNDNAMISALELLRDVASRRPPFTFVDDLHREKAAQANEKGISCILKTQIRENGKLTVWCAQYDEVTLEPAWARKYEPPSLSGSESVGVVRFLMEIEKPTPEIIASIEAAISWLEAAAIKGVRLETFKNAEGKQDRRVVDDATASPMWARFYELKTHRPLFLGRDSVFHNSISEIEYERRNGYSYYGTWPASLLERDYPRWRSKHGFK; this is translated from the coding sequence ATGAAAATTTCAAGATTCACTTGGTGTTTAGTTGCAATTTTAGCTCTGCTACAATCCACCCATGCCGCAGATGCCACGAGCTCATGGAACACCAAGCTGCTCAAACAAAAACCCGATTGGTATTATGGATCCGAAGCTCGTGCTGCGGCTCAAACGGTGTTGCTCTACCAATCAGCCGAAGGTGCGTGGCCAAAAAATCACGATTTATTGAAGCCACCTTCTTCGGCAGAAGAACTCGCCAAGATTCAAAAAGAAAAAGGCAATACCATTGATAACGGCTCGACAACTGCCCCCTTAAAATTTCTAGCTTTAATCGCAGAAGCAGGGGGTGGAGAGCTGTACCAGACAGCGGTCATTAAAGGAATAGATTACCTGTTAGCCTCACAGTACGACAATGGTGGTTTTCCACAGTTCTATCCCCTGCGCCCTTCTGGATATTACTCCCATATCACATACAACGACAACGCCATGATTAGCGCCCTCGAGTTGTTGCGGGACGTTGCAAGCCGAAGGCCTCCTTTTACTTTCGTCGACGATTTGCATCGTGAAAAGGCAGCTCAGGCAAATGAAAAGGGGATCAGTTGCATTCTGAAAACTCAGATTCGAGAGAATGGCAAGCTCACTGTCTGGTGCGCGCAGTACGATGAAGTCACTCTAGAGCCAGCTTGGGCACGAAAGTATGAGCCGCCCTCCCTTTCTGGTAGCGAAAGCGTGGGGGTGGTTCGTTTCCTCATGGAAATCGAAAAACCTACGCCTGAAATAATCGCATCAATTGAAGCAGCCATCAGTTGGCTAGAGGCCGCCGCAATTAAAGGAGTTCGGCTAGAAACTTTTAAAAATGCCGAAGGTAAACAAGACCGTCGGGTTGTGGACGACGCCACAGCCAGCCCAATGTGGGCTCGCTTTTATGAATTGAAAACACATCGTCCTCTCTTCTTGGGACGTGATTCTGTCTTTCATAACAGCATCAGTGAGATTGAGTATGAACGTCGCAACGGTTATTCCTATTACGGCACCTGGCCAGCCTCTTTATTGGAACGAGATTACCCCAGGTGGCGGTCTAAACACGGTTTCAAGTGA
- a CDS encoding sialidase family protein produces MSLSASEPALLKSEFIYDTGPYPQIHATTIVETPTGLVSAWFGGTHEKNPDVGIWVSRLVEGKWTTSVEVANGVQYTKADGTVVRHPTWNPVLFQPKEGPLMLFYKAGPTPENWWGMLTTSADGGQTWDQPHRLPEGILGPIKNKPVQLPDGSILCPTSNETKEKMSKWTVHFERTRDLGKTWELIGPVNDGVAIQAIQPSILFLGGDKLMALGRSRQDKVFEVTSEDNGKTWGEMRLGTLPNNNSGTDAVTLKDGTHLIIYNHIGGTPGKWGGKRTPLNISGSKDGRTWQAGLVLESDPGEYSYPSIIQAKDGLVHVTYTWKRQKVKHAVIDPSKLVLRDLVDGQWPQ; encoded by the coding sequence TTGTCCCTCTCCGCTTCTGAACCCGCCCTGCTGAAGTCCGAGTTCATCTACGATACCGGGCCGTATCCGCAGATCCACGCCACCACGATTGTGGAAACCCCCACGGGCCTGGTTTCGGCCTGGTTTGGCGGAACCCATGAGAAGAACCCGGATGTGGGCATCTGGGTGTCCCGTTTGGTGGAGGGCAAGTGGACGACGAGCGTGGAGGTGGCCAATGGCGTGCAATACACGAAGGCCGATGGCACCGTGGTGCGCCACCCCACCTGGAACCCCGTTTTGTTTCAGCCCAAAGAAGGTCCCCTCATGCTCTTTTACAAGGCCGGGCCCACGCCTGAAAACTGGTGGGGCATGCTCACCACCTCTGCCGATGGCGGCCAGACCTGGGACCAGCCGCACCGCCTGCCCGAAGGCATCCTGGGCCCCATCAAGAACAAGCCGGTGCAGCTTCCTGATGGCAGCATCCTCTGCCCCACCAGCAATGAAACCAAGGAGAAGATGAGCAAGTGGACCGTCCACTTTGAGCGCACTCGCGACCTGGGCAAAACCTGGGAGCTCATCGGTCCGGTGAACGATGGTGTGGCCATCCAGGCCATCCAGCCCAGCATCCTTTTTCTGGGGGGCGACAAGCTGATGGCCCTGGGCCGTTCCCGGCAGGACAAGGTCTTTGAGGTCACCTCCGAAGACAATGGCAAAACCTGGGGCGAGATGCGCCTGGGCACCTTGCCTAACAACAACTCTGGCACCGATGCCGTGACCCTGAAGGACGGCACTCACCTCATCATTTACAACCACATCGGCGGCACCCCCGGCAAATGGGGAGGCAAGCGCACCCCGCTGAACATTTCCGGCTCCAAGGACGGCCGCACCTGGCAGGCAGGCCTGGTGCTGGAAAGCGACCCCGGTGAATACAGCTACCCCTCCATCATCCAGGCTAAGGACGGCCTGGTCCACGTCACCTACACCTGGAAACGTCAGAAGGTGAAGCACGCCGTCATTGATCCTTCGAAGCTGGTCCTCCGCGATCTCGTGGACGGCCAGTGGCCGCAGTAA
- a CDS encoding dihydrodipicolinate synthase family protein has product MSLPQPLRGIIPPLVTPLSGRDTLDVAGLERLVEHLITGGVHGLFILGTTGEAPSLSYRLRRELIERTCQLVKGRIPVLVGITDTAFVESVNLARYSADQGVSAVVTAPPYYFPAAPPELQQYIEDLVAEMPLPMFLYNMPGLTKVSFDIDLVRRALDMPGICGVKDSSCDMIYFHRLIEVARQRPEWSILVGPEELTAEAVLLGGHGGINGGANLHPSLYVKMYEAAAAQDLPLTRQLHAEVMRLAGSIYTVGRHKSAIIKGIKCGLSLLGICDDQMAEPFQRFREPEREMIRERLSALGLIH; this is encoded by the coding sequence ATGTCCTTGCCCCAACCTCTTCGCGGCATCATCCCGCCCCTGGTCACCCCTTTGTCCGGTCGCGACACTCTCGATGTCGCCGGTCTCGAACGTTTGGTCGAGCACCTCATCACCGGGGGCGTGCATGGCCTCTTCATCCTGGGCACCACCGGCGAGGCCCCCAGCCTGAGCTATCGCCTGCGCCGCGAGCTGATTGAGCGCACCTGCCAGCTCGTCAAAGGCCGCATCCCCGTGCTCGTTGGCATCACCGACACCGCCTTTGTCGAAAGCGTGAACCTCGCCCGCTACTCCGCCGATCAAGGCGTCAGCGCCGTGGTCACCGCCCCGCCTTATTACTTCCCCGCCGCCCCGCCGGAACTCCAGCAGTACATCGAGGACCTCGTGGCCGAAATGCCGCTGCCCATGTTCCTCTACAACATGCCCGGCCTGACCAAGGTGAGCTTTGACATTGATCTCGTCCGCCGTGCCTTGGACATGCCCGGCATTTGCGGCGTGAAGGACAGCTCCTGCGACATGATCTACTTCCACCGCCTCATCGAGGTGGCCCGTCAGCGGCCCGAGTGGAGCATCCTCGTCGGCCCTGAAGAGCTCACCGCCGAAGCCGTGCTTCTGGGCGGGCATGGCGGCATCAATGGCGGGGCCAATTTGCACCCCAGCCTCTACGTCAAAATGTACGAAGCCGCCGCTGCGCAGGATCTGCCGCTCACCCGCCAGCTCCACGCCGAGGTCATGCGCCTCGCAGGCAGCATCTACACCGTGGGCCGCCACAAGAGCGCCATCATCAAGGGCATCAAATGCGGCCTGTCCCTCCTGGGCATCTGCGACGACCAGATGGCCGAGCCCTTCCAGCGCTTCCGCGAACCCGAACGCGAGATGATCCGTGAAAGACTCAGCGCTCTTGGCTTGATTCATTGA
- a CDS encoding GxxExxY protein has protein sequence MSLVYEQESYSIRGAVYEVYKNKGCGFVEPVYQECLQIEFLLRDLPAVPQPRLQLDYKGHPLRCEYIPDFICYGKIIVELKAVSKLADEHRAQVHNYLKATGYKLGLLINFGHYPKVELERIVQ, from the coding sequence ATGTCACTCGTTTATGAACAGGAAAGTTACTCCATCCGTGGGGCCGTGTATGAAGTGTACAAGAACAAGGGCTGCGGTTTCGTCGAGCCTGTTTACCAGGAGTGTTTGCAAATCGAGTTTCTGCTCCGTGATCTGCCTGCCGTGCCCCAGCCACGCCTTCAGTTAGACTACAAAGGTCATCCTCTGAGATGCGAATACATTCCGGATTTTATCTGTTACGGAAAAATCATCGTTGAACTCAAGGCCGTCTCAAAGCTCGCGGATGAGCATCGAGCCCAAGTCCACAATTACCTCAAAGCCACCGGTTACAAACTCGGGCTGCTGATCAACTTCGGTCATTACCCCAAAGTCGAACTGGAACGAATCGTCCAATAA
- a CDS encoding valine--tRNA ligase has translation MPELPKTYTPSEAEERWYQRWLDDKCFEADPARVSEKRPAYSIVIPPPNVTGILTLGHVLNNTIQDILCRRARMLGKEVLWLPGTDHAGIATQNVVEKTLKKQGVIKHRDDLGREKLVEKIWEWKEKHGGIIIQQLKKLGASCDWSRERFTFDDDYNRCVMQVFVDLYKKGHIYRGKRMVNWCPSSLTALSDEEVEMKQQNGFMYHFKVQVVEEPDTWLTIATTRPETIPGDTAVAVNPNDERYKHLIGKHIRRPLPLENQAAIPIVGDEHVDFEFGTGVLKVTPAHDKADFEIGQRHNLEIIDVLHPNAVLNDLAGVDLAGLDRFEGRKKAVEMLKEMEALIKEEPHQNNVGYSERAGVPIEPRLSEQWFLKYPSVQASQDVVAQGEMKFYPDRWAKVYDHWMGGLQDWCISRQVWWGHRVPVWTKRIANSNPINFGLGENIGKTLSQKLSSSEDKEIRFADALTSSGTPLTVFDLKKLEDGGLELSVATTQPSDIQALEHASFTQDPDVLDTWFSSWLWPFATMGWPNKTDELKAFYPTTDLVTGPDIIFFWVARMIMAGYEYMGEMPFKNVYFTGIIRDKQGRKMSKSLGNSPDPLELIATYSADALRFGIMRSAPLGQDIAFDEKNVELGRNFCTKLWNASRFRQMQGGSTETEINPELLSSDDKWILLRLNTAIAEVTTALEEYRFSDATGTLYRFFWSEYCDWYVEASKSVLWSTGVPPVASENTGGTPVLHDQRKANTLAVIDFVLGNTLRLFHPFLPFITEELWHGMGFNEDLPENQGGKSIMFAPWPKPLDADELAYFGILPEDEKTANEKYEAVNLGRGLKSSFNITKKVRFVLKPNSELPAHEIEVLRILLNAEPLDVDAAYAAPKGTPSALTPLGTIYLPLDGLIDVEAERARITKELDKANSELQKVCAKLADENFTAKVPQKVLDEHQQRKADWKEKKAKLEEMMSALG, from the coding sequence ATGCCTGAACTGCCCAAGACCTACACGCCGAGCGAAGCCGAAGAACGCTGGTACCAGCGCTGGCTGGACGACAAGTGCTTTGAAGCCGACCCGGCCCGCGTCAGCGAAAAACGTCCGGCTTACTCCATCGTCATTCCGCCGCCGAACGTCACGGGCATCCTCACCCTGGGCCACGTGCTGAATAACACCATTCAGGACATCCTCTGCCGCCGCGCCCGCATGCTGGGCAAGGAGGTGCTGTGGCTGCCCGGCACCGACCACGCCGGCATCGCCACCCAGAACGTGGTGGAAAAGACCCTCAAGAAGCAGGGTGTGATCAAGCATCGCGACGACCTCGGTCGCGAGAAGCTGGTGGAAAAAATCTGGGAGTGGAAGGAAAAGCATGGCGGCATCATCATCCAGCAGCTCAAAAAACTGGGCGCGTCCTGCGACTGGAGCCGCGAGCGTTTCACCTTCGATGACGACTACAACCGCTGCGTGATGCAGGTGTTTGTGGACCTCTACAAAAAAGGCCACATCTACCGTGGCAAACGCATGGTGAACTGGTGCCCCTCCTCCCTCACCGCGCTGAGCGATGAGGAAGTGGAGATGAAGCAGCAGAACGGCTTCATGTACCATTTCAAGGTACAGGTGGTGGAGGAGCCGGACACCTGGCTGACCATCGCCACCACTCGCCCTGAGACCATCCCGGGCGACACCGCCGTGGCAGTGAACCCGAACGATGAGCGCTACAAGCACCTAATCGGTAAACACATCCGCCGCCCGCTGCCGCTGGAAAACCAGGCCGCCATCCCGATCGTGGGCGATGAGCACGTGGATTTCGAATTCGGCACCGGCGTGCTGAAGGTGACCCCGGCGCATGACAAGGCCGACTTTGAGATCGGTCAGCGTCACAATCTGGAGATCATTGATGTGCTGCATCCGAATGCCGTGCTGAATGATCTGGCAGGGGTGGACCTCGCAGGGCTGGATCGCTTCGAAGGCCGCAAGAAAGCCGTCGAGATGCTGAAGGAGATGGAGGCCCTTATCAAAGAGGAGCCGCATCAGAACAACGTCGGTTATTCCGAACGTGCCGGCGTGCCCATTGAACCTCGCCTCAGCGAGCAGTGGTTCCTCAAGTACCCAAGCGTGCAGGCCTCCCAGGACGTGGTGGCCCAGGGCGAAATGAAGTTTTACCCCGACCGCTGGGCCAAGGTGTACGACCATTGGATGGGCGGCCTCCAGGACTGGTGCATCAGCCGCCAGGTGTGGTGGGGCCACCGCGTGCCGGTGTGGACGAAGCGCATCGCGAACTCAAACCCAATTAACTTTGGTCTCGGTGAAAATATTGGGAAAACTCTTTCCCAAAAACTTTCTTCTTCTGAAGATAAAGAGATCCGATTTGCGGATGCACTTACTTCCTCTGGAACACCCCTAACAGTATTTGACTTGAAGAAGTTGGAGGATGGTGGGTTGGAATTGAGCGTTGCCACTACTCAGCCGAGCGACATACAGGCTCTGGAGCACGCAAGCTTCACCCAAGACCCCGACGTGCTCGACACCTGGTTCTCCTCCTGGCTGTGGCCGTTTGCCACCATGGGCTGGCCTAACAAGACGGATGAACTGAAAGCGTTTTACCCGACCACCGATCTGGTGACCGGGCCGGACATCATTTTCTTCTGGGTGGCCCGCATGATCATGGCGGGTTACGAGTACATGGGTGAGATGCCGTTCAAGAACGTGTACTTCACCGGCATCATCCGCGACAAGCAGGGCCGCAAGATGTCGAAGTCCCTTGGCAACTCACCAGACCCGCTGGAACTCATTGCCACCTACAGTGCGGATGCCCTGCGCTTTGGCATCATGCGCAGCGCCCCGCTGGGCCAGGACATCGCCTTCGACGAGAAGAACGTGGAGCTGGGCCGCAACTTCTGCACCAAGTTGTGGAACGCCTCGCGCTTCCGCCAGATGCAGGGCGGCAGCACGGAGACGGAGATCAATCCAGAGCTGCTCAGCAGCGATGACAAATGGATCCTCCTGCGCCTGAACACCGCCATTGCCGAAGTCACCACCGCCCTGGAAGAGTACCGTTTCAGCGATGCCACCGGCACGCTCTACCGCTTCTTCTGGAGCGAGTACTGCGACTGGTATGTGGAGGCTTCCAAATCTGTCTTATGGAGCACAGGCGTCCCGCCTGTGGCTTCAGAAAACACAGGCGGGACGCCAGTGCTCCATGATCAGCGCAAGGCCAACACCCTGGCCGTGATTGACTTCGTGCTGGGCAACACCCTGCGCCTGTTCCATCCCTTCCTGCCCTTCATCACCGAAGAGCTGTGGCACGGCATGGGCTTCAATGAAGACCTGCCCGAAAACCAGGGTGGCAAGAGCATCATGTTCGCCCCCTGGCCGAAGCCTCTGGACGCCGATGAACTCGCCTACTTTGGCATCCTGCCGGAAGACGAAAAAACGGCCAACGAAAAGTATGAAGCCGTCAACCTGGGCCGTGGCCTGAAGAGCAGCTTCAACATCACCAAGAAGGTGCGCTTCGTCCTCAAGCCGAACAGCGAGCTGCCCGCGCACGAGATCGAAGTCCTGCGCATCCTGCTCAATGCCGAACCCCTGGATGTGGATGCCGCCTACGCCGCGCCGAAAGGCACGCCGAGCGCGCTCACCCCGCTGGGCACAATCTACCTGCCGCTCGACGGCCTCATTGATGTGGAAGCTGAACGCGCCCGCATCACCAAGGAACTCGACAAGGCCAACTCCGAACTCCAGAAAGTCTGCGCCAAGCTCGCGGATGAAAACTTCACCGCCAAAGTCCCGCAGAAAGTGCTGGATGAGCATCAGCAGCGGAAAGCCGACTGGAAAGAGAAGAAGGCGAAGCTTGAGGAGATGATGAGTGCGCTCGGCTGA
- a CDS encoding RidA family protein codes for MSYQKNAEAQGIVFEKQTPGYLNLCIKSGNQLITSGHVSDLKGKLGDGTTVDAGYQAARNCVEKILKSVWNTHGTLDGLRVIKVLGCVNSTQDFTDQHLVINGASDLLHVIFGKDGDGYHARSALGFAQLPTGAAVEVEAIFEIVD; via the coding sequence ATGTCCTACCAAAAAAACGCCGAAGCCCAGGGAATCGTCTTTGAAAAGCAGACTCCCGGTTACCTCAATCTCTGCATCAAGTCTGGCAACCAGCTCATCACCTCCGGCCACGTCAGTGACCTCAAGGGCAAGCTGGGCGATGGCACCACCGTGGACGCAGGTTACCAGGCCGCCCGCAACTGCGTGGAGAAGATCCTGAAATCCGTCTGGAACACTCACGGTACGCTGGATGGTCTGCGCGTGATCAAGGTGCTCGGCTGCGTGAACTCCACCCAGGACTTCACGGATCAGCACCTCGTCATCAATGGCGCCTCCGATCTGCTGCACGTGATCTTTGGCAAGGATGGCGATGGTTACCACGCCCGCAGCGCCCTCGGCTTCGCCCAGCTTCCCACCGGGGCCGCCGTGGAAGTCGAGGCCATCTTTGAGATCGTCGACTGA
- a CDS encoding nuclear transport factor 2 family protein, which translates to MKTIVLFFCLMVSLCSADEATLAAVTAADDARVAAMKSPDRDKLAAVFSDDLNYAHSNGVVDTKAGFMDILTEGRTKYAGYDYEERKFTFPAPGIALMTGRARIQAITDKGKMDSVLSFLGVWRLEKGQWRFLAWQSCKLPPATPAK; encoded by the coding sequence ATGAAAACCATCGTCCTCTTTTTTTGCCTCATGGTCTCCCTCTGCTCGGCGGATGAGGCCACCCTCGCCGCAGTCACCGCTGCGGATGACGCCCGCGTGGCCGCCATGAAATCACCGGACCGTGACAAGCTGGCTGCCGTCTTTTCCGATGACCTGAACTATGCGCATTCCAATGGCGTGGTGGATACCAAGGCGGGTTTCATGGACATCCTCACCGAAGGTCGCACAAAATACGCGGGCTACGACTATGAGGAGCGGAAGTTCACCTTTCCCGCCCCAGGCATCGCCCTCATGACGGGACGTGCCCGCATCCAGGCCATCACGGACAAAGGCAAGATGGACAGCGTGCTCAGCTTTCTGGGCGTGTGGCGGCTGGAGAAAGGCCAATGGCGTTTCCTTGCCTGGCAGTCCTGCAAGCTGCCTCCCGCGACCCCGGCGAAGTGA